A single Ammospiza caudacuta isolate bAmmCau1 chromosome 6, bAmmCau1.pri, whole genome shotgun sequence DNA region contains:
- the LOC131559344 gene encoding mas-related G-protein coupled receptor member A7-like, which yields MEVTTVSPSPASPTEGDDLCETDVTSVATHSVTLLICLCGLAGNGAVLWLLGSHCLSRNSTILYILMLTLLDFLFLLILLPSPLLFLLGNVSCSVTMPLQYVWFLFRVPLVSHTFCLYTLTSISILRCRSIHCPLWLCCQRPQQLSWVMLALLITFITVFATMISLCFVQLSEHCWVSLISVHAFNLLLCAPVVLISSTIFFIKVRPGSHQQQPKRLNIVICLIVLFTLPLSLWNLLQYLGYTIVPSQVVFLLACIHSTIKPFIYFLVGRCWRPCSVGTLRLSLQSVFEETDTAHSHDPAMDTVL from the coding sequence ATGGAGGTGACCACCGTGTCCCCATCTCCTGCCTCACCCACTGAAGGAGATGatctgtgtgagacagatgtCACCAGCGTGGCCACCCacagtgtgacactgctcaTCTGCCTctgtgggctggctgggaacggggctgtgctctggctcCTTGGCTCCCACTGTTTGTCCAGGAACAGCACCATCCTTTACATCCTCATGCTGACTCTTCTGgacttcctcttcctcctcattcTGTTGCCCTCCCCTCTTCTCTTCCTGCTGGGCAATGTGTCCTGCTCTGTCACCATGCCCTTGCAGTATGTGTGGTTTCTTTTCAGGGTGCCACTGGTGTCACACACCTTTTGTCTGTACACACTGACATCCATCAGCATCCTGAGGTGCCGCTCCATCCACTGCCcgctctggctctgctgccagcgTCCCCAACAGCTGTCATGGGTGATGCTTGCCCTGCTCATCACTTTCATCACTGTCTTTGCCACCAtgatttctctgtgttttgtcCAGCTATCTGAGCACTGCTGGGTGTCTCTCATCTCTGTGCACGCCTTCAACCTTCTCCTCTGTGCTCCCGTTGTGCTCATTTCCAGCACAATCTTCTTCATTAAGGTCAGGCCTGGCTCCCATCAGCAGCAACCCAAGAGACTCAACATTGTTATCTGCCTCATTGTGCTCTTCACTCTGCCCCTCAGCCTCTGGAATTTACTGCAGTACCTCGGCTACACCATTGTGCCCTCCCAGGTTGTTTTCCTGCTCGCCTGCATCCACAGCACCATCAAACCCTTCATCTACTTCCTggtggggaggtgctggaggccctgctctgtggggacTCTCCGGCTCTCCCTCCAGAGCGTCTTTGAGGAGACAGACACTGCCCACAGCCATGATCCTGCCATGGACACAGTGCTCTGA
- the LOC131559083 gene encoding mas-related G-protein coupled receptor member D-like gives MEVSTMSPILTSPTDVPGQCEINVSSVAMDFVTLAIGLCGLAANGTFLWLVHINAITEFIFYQAIADVLFLIFMVPSTLLFLVEEVSCSAIMPPMYLSLLFQLSLFTYTMGLYRLTFISIERCRSVLCLVFCGCQFPERLLLVVMNVLFWALLFVVIAVNPMVTSQCQSHEQEQCWVVLTSMYSLNVFLFAAPMLISSTILFIHLKPGSQQQPHKRLDIVVFLVALFSLPLSLWFLLQQLGYIAVSVQVVFLLTCITGSIKPFLYFLVGSWKRDYSMGSCWRHCSMKSCKMHSSIQSLREAIHRVFEEPEENTACGDDPSVDTGV, from the coding sequence atggaggTGAGCACCATGTCCCCTATTTTAACCTCACCAACTGATGTACCTGGTCAGTGTGAGATCAATGTCTCCAGCGTGGCCATGGACTTTGTGACGCTGGCCATTGGCCTCTGTGGGCTGGCTGCGAACGGGACTTTCCTCTGGCTAGTCCACATTAATGCCATCACCGAATTCATCTTCTACCAAGCCATCGCTGATGtcctcttcctcatcttcaTGGTCCCCTCTACCCTGCTCTTCCTTGTGGAGGAAGTATCCTGCTCTGCTATAATGCCACCAATGTATCTGAGCTTGCTTTTCCAGCTGTCACTGTTCACCTACACCATGGGGCTGTACCGGCTGACATTCATCAGCATCGAGAGGTGCAGGTCTGTCCTCTGCCTAGTATTCTGTGGCTGCCAATTTCCTGAGCGCTTGCTGTTGGTGGTGATGAATGTCCTCTTCTGGGCCCTCCTCTTCGTTGTCATCGCTGTCAATCCCATGGTGACTTCCCAGTGCCAGTCACACGAGCAGGAGCAATGCTGGGTGGTTCTCACCTCCATGTACTCCCTCAATGTCTTCCTATTTGCTGCACCCATGCTCATTTCCAGCACAATCCTCTTCATTCATCTCAagcctggctcccagcagcagccacacaagAGGCTTGACATTGTTGTCTTCCTCGTTGCACTCTTCAGTCTGCCCCTCAGTCTCTGgtttctcctgcagcagctcggGTACATCGCTGTGTCCGTTCAGGTGGTTTTCCTGCTCACCTGCATCACCGGCAGCATCAAACCCTTTCTCTACTTCTTGGTGGGGAGTTGGAAGAGAGACTACtccatggggagctgctggagacacTGTTCCATGAAGAGCTGCAAGATGCACTCCTCCATCCAGTCCCTAAGGGAGGCAATCCACAGGGTGTTTGAGGAGCCAGAAGAAAACACTGCCTGTGGAGATGATCCCTCTGTGGACACGGGGGTCTGA